The sequence below is a genomic window from Arthrobacter sp. U41.
CCGTTGCCGTGGAGCTCATCGGCGACGGCGTCCATCTGGATCCCGGGACGGTCCGGATGGTGTTCGGGCTCGTCGGCGCCGACAACATCGCCCTGGTCACCGATTCCATGGCGGCCACCGGCCTGCCCGACGGCGACTACGAGCTCGGCCCCTCCGCCGTGGTGGTGCGCGACGGCGTGGCGTCGCTGAAGAGCAACGGGGCCCTCGCCGGCGGCACGGCCACGCTGCTGGAGGTGGTCCGCCGGACCATCGAGGCCGGAGTGGCGCCCGCAGACGCCGTGAAGGCTGCGACCCTGGTTCCGGCCAGAATCCTGGGCCTGGAGACCGAAATCGGGAGCCTGAGGGCAGGAATGCGCGCCGACATCGTGGCGGTGGACCGAGACTTCGGGCTGGTCGAGGTCCTGCGCGGCGGGCAGCCCCTGGTCCGCCCCGCCGCCCGAATCAGGGCTTGAAGTCGTCGTGGACCACAACCCGGGACAGCTCCATCGTTCCGTCCGGCAGACGCCAGAAGTGCAGCCGCCGGGCCGATGCCACGTTCTGCTCGATTGCCGCGCGGAAGCACTTTGCCCCGTCCCCGCGCACCACCTGGGCGGTGTCTCCGCCCGGGTTCGCCCGCAGCGGGTGGACCTCCCGCGCCGCGTTCCGTTCCGCCGCCCCCGTCAGGACCTCCACCGCGGCCTTCAGTGCCTTCGCCACCACGCCCGGCTCGGTGAAGCTGTAGAGGGACGCCGCGAACTCCGGGCCCGCCGTCCAGCCCGGGGGCAGCGCCTGCCGTGCCTTCTCGGACGCCGGAACGTTTTTGGCCCAGGCGAGGTACACATCGTGCCGCAGGCGCTCTCCGGAGCTCGCGAACAGCCCGTCCGAATCCGCAGCCAGCGCACGTTTGAGCGAGGCCTGTGTGCGGCGCTTGTAGGCCTTGAGGCCCAGGAGTTCCTCCTGCCGCCGGGAGAGCCGGACCTCCGCATCCGCCAGCGCCGCACGGGCCGACTCCGCGATCAGCTGTTCCGCCGCCAGTTCCAGCCGAAGGGCGTCCTGCTGCCGCTGGAGGCTGACGATCCCCGCCCCGGCCCGGCTGGCGGCTGCGACCAGTTCCTGCAAAGCGGCGACCTTCCCCCGTTCAACTTCCAGCTGGAGCTGGGTGCTCATCAGGGCCGCCGACGGCTTTGGGGCCGGGCCCGCCGCCACCGCGGAACTTTCCAGGTCCGCGGCTCCGGGCGCCCCGGTGACGTTTGCGGACCCGGCCGGGAACGTCCGGCCCGAGGTGGACTGCTCGGCGAGGTTCCGTCCGGACCGCAGCCAGGGGGTACCGCCCGCCAGGAGCGCGGGCGCCTCGACGACGTCGGCGTCATCATCGACGTCGAGCAGCGACAACGCCACGGCGCCGTGTTCCCGCAGGAACCGCGCCACCACCACTTCGCCCTCCGTCACCAGGCTGTCCACGGTGTCGAGGGGGTTGGAGGAGACCCGGGCCTGTTCAACGGTCCAGCTGGAGCCCGGGTAGAGGGTGAGCCGCGTGTTCCTGGAGCCGACCTGTTCGGCCAGGGCGAGGACGAGGTCTCCGGGGCGGTAAAGCTCCGCGAGCCGGGGTGCGGTCTTCAGGCCGTTGATGTCGAGCGTCCTGTCCTCGTCGTTGAGATCGCCCTCGACGGACTGGCCGAGGTCCAGCATCCAGTCGAGGCGGACCGGGGGAACCACGTGCTCGCGCTGGATGGTGCAGCAGCTGCCGTCGCCCAGTTCGATGAGGGCCCGGGAACCCGCGCTGGCGAAGGCTTTGACGGTGCCCTGGACGCGCCGGGGCCTGGCGCGGGCTGTCGCCGGCTTCGGCGGGACCACGGTGATCAGGCGCAGCACGTCCTCGATGATGTCATCGGCCGCGCGGGCAGCCGTCTGGCGGTCGCGCGCCATTCGGAGCGGCCTTCGGTGCACGTCCGTCATCCAGCGAAGATCCTCCGAGTAGACGCGTGCCGCATTGCCGAACACGTGGGCCCCGGCCGGCAGGCTGTCGCCGAAGGCATAACTCTCCGCACCGTTTTCAAGCCAATAGACCTCGGCCAGCTCCCCGACTTCCCGGGCGATATGTTCCACGTCGATCCGGTTGCCCCGCTGCTCCGGGTGCCAGGAGATTACCGCCGCCGGTTTGGTCCGCCCGGCCGCCGTCAGGCGCAACGCAAGTTCTTTCCCCGAGGTGACAACCGCATAAGCCTGTTCCATAACGAATCCCCAATCGCCGGTGCGGACGTGCGTGCCGCAGGTGGTGGGGAAGCCGGCAGCTCCCCCACCTTGAGTAGAGCAGGAGGGGCCGACAGTTTGAGCGGGTCCTGACGACCTAAGCGGCCCGGCGGCCTTGAGTGGGGATTCGCGGGGGGCCGTTACCCCCGCGGCACGGCGATGACCGCCAGGGTCTGCTGCTGCCCGTTGCGCATCTCGACGCTGGCGATGTTGGAGAGCTGCAGGGGCGTGGCTCCGGTGATCCTGACCCTGCCACTGGGTGTTGCCGTCCACGCGCAGGCGCGGTCTTCGACGCCGTCGTTGTCCTTCACCCAGAGCGAGAAGGTGCCGTCCACCGGCAGGCTCCGGCCGTCGACCGCGAGCTCGGTGCCCCAGGTCTTCTTCACCATGCCCACCGTGAGCTGCAGTCCGTCGCTGGCCTGGACGGAGTAGCTGGCGTCCGGTCTGGGCGGCGGGTTGACCAGCGGCGCGGCCAGGATCCCGAGCGCGAGGCACGCCGCGGCCGCCGCAGCGAGCGCCGCGGTCCAGCGGCGTCGTGCCTTCCGGCGGCGCGTGGACAGTTCCTCGAGCATGCGCCGCGGCAGGGCGGCCGGCGCGGGATACGGCGTCGACGGTTCCCGCCCGGCAGCGGCAGGAGCGGCGGCGCCGAGCGCGACGGCGTCGGGCACCGGGAG
It includes:
- a CDS encoding anti-sigma factor family protein encodes the protein MNATEPHRPLGAYLLGGLEPEEAAAFEQHLGSCADCRQELDELASLPALLDALPVPDAVALGAAAPAAAGREPSTPYPAPAALPRRMLEELSTRRRKARRRWTAALAAAAAACLALGILAAPLVNPPPRPDASYSVQASDGLQLTVGMVKKTWGTELAVDGRSLPVDGTFSLWVKDNDGVEDRACAWTATPSGRVRITGATPLQLSNIASVEMRNGQQQTLAVIAVPRG